The following proteins are encoded in a genomic region of Chryseobacterium culicis:
- a CDS encoding TolC family protein codes for MTKKIKTALSVLIAAFPALFFSQQIKQMTASEVAELAVHNHQQLKVSAQNIDIAKQNINVVKLQKLPTITASTSQFYLGDAVAIDTDFSNSTKVPMPHYGSSYAVQATQLIFKGGLVNKSIEMAGLREQLSELDLEKNKQDVKFLVISNYLDVYKIINQEEVFQNNKKLAQERLKNIQKFYQQGMVTRNEVIRGELAIKNLDQGILTLSNNKKILNYNLNIALGLSSDTEIIPTESLENKESGIGMDYYTNLAYGSNPLLKSAQKNIAVADKNIEIIKTDNMPTLAGFGGYTLQRPITTRNPVLDMYSGGWQTGISLSYNIDTLYKTKEKVKLGELQKNQANSAMILVQQNVDMGVNAAYTKYQEAIQQADILNDSKRLAEENYKITEAKYLNQLAVQAEMIDAQNQKLQSELDYANAEINVLYQYYNLLKSTGTL; via the coding sequence ATGACAAAGAAAATAAAAACAGCACTATCTGTATTGATAGCAGCTTTTCCTGCGCTGTTTTTTTCACAACAGATTAAGCAGATGACCGCAAGTGAGGTAGCGGAACTTGCTGTTCATAATCATCAGCAGCTCAAAGTTTCTGCTCAGAATATTGATATTGCAAAGCAGAATATTAATGTTGTTAAACTTCAGAAACTTCCTACGATTACTGCTTCTACAAGCCAGTTCTATCTAGGAGATGCAGTTGCCATCGATACAGATTTTTCGAATTCTACAAAGGTTCCTATGCCTCATTACGGAAGTTCCTATGCGGTACAGGCTACACAGCTGATCTTTAAGGGAGGATTGGTGAATAAGTCTATCGAAATGGCAGGACTTCGTGAGCAGCTTTCTGAACTGGATCTTGAGAAAAATAAGCAGGATGTGAAATTTTTAGTGATTTCCAATTATCTGGATGTCTATAAAATCATCAATCAGGAAGAGGTATTTCAGAATAATAAGAAACTGGCTCAGGAGCGTCTTAAAAATATTCAGAAGTTCTATCAGCAGGGAATGGTGACCCGAAATGAAGTCATTCGTGGAGAATTGGCCATCAAAAACCTGGATCAGGGAATTCTTACTCTTTCAAACAATAAAAAGATCCTTAATTACAACCTGAATATTGCTTTAGGTCTATCTTCTGATACCGAAATTATTCCTACGGAAAGTTTAGAAAACAAAGAATCCGGAATAGGCATGGATTATTATACAAATCTTGCTTATGGAAGCAACCCCTTGCTGAAATCGGCTCAAAAAAATATTGCGGTTGCAGATAAAAATATTGAGATCATCAAAACGGATAATATGCCTACGCTGGCCGGATTTGGTGGATATACGCTGCAAAGACCGATTACAACCAGAAATCCTGTTTTGGATATGTATTCAGGAGGCTGGCAGACAGGAATTTCTTTAAGTTATAATATAGATACTCTTTATAAAACAAAAGAAAAAGTGAAATTAGGTGAGCTGCAAAAGAATCAGGCGAATAGTGCGATGATTCTGGTACAGCAGAATGTGGATATGGGAGTGAATGCAGCCTATACAAAATATCAGGAAGCCATTCAGCAGGCAGATATTCTGAATGATTCCAAAAGACTGGCAGAAGAAAACTACAAGATTACAGAAGCCAAGTATCTGAATCAACTGGCTGTACAGGCAGAAATGATTGATGCACAGAACCAGAAACTGCAGTCAGAACTCGATTATGCCAATGCTGAGATCAATGTTTTGTATCAGTATTACAACCTTTTGAAATCTACAGGAACACTTTAA